In Megalops cyprinoides isolate fMegCyp1 chromosome 16, fMegCyp1.pri, whole genome shotgun sequence, the genomic window tttaAATATAGCGTCCAATGAGagatgtgagatgtcagacaaatttggtcatcattggacgctattttaaatattaagccacgttaagccttttccttataatgggcatcaatggagaggaaaacgcttaatgtaagataacgtccatactcataggatttcggtttagattttttttttttttttttgacagctgaaagtgtttatgacaagagatgtccgagagaaatttggtgatcactgatcgctgttttggaacattaagacACGTTAAAAGCcgtttcacgttaagcgttttagaatgtccgcaaaagccttgacgcttggtcgtacttcaaggcgggatttgttggcgaaattaaagtaaaaatatttttattttattacaacttttattcggaaaactgtaagctacaAGTCTGGGTGCCTgcattccagttgtttctgcaaATTGCAGCGACcaatttgcttctcttttctttagatAGATAGGCCTAGATAGATAGAGTACTTTATTTATCCCCAAGGGGAAATTTAAGTGTTACAGTAGCAGtagaaaatgacaaaagacacacataatttacagaaacacacacaatgaggtaGATTAAAAGAACACAGCATTCCCAAGCTTTctgcagtctgtaaaaagatagttctgatttcttgttgaatctatttttGTACAATCAAttgcacaacagctctttcccattttagatgtggttttttttgtgtttttttcgcggcattcaagctgaacgctaacgctgccactcagcAAGTGGCTGTAACCCGCGGTGACTCCACCTACTGTGACATGACATGCATAACTTCTGTAAGATCACAATTCTGACACTGCTGCAGGATCACAATGTGCCAATCTAGACATTTTAGGACCACTTCCCAGGGGCTTTGCCTTTCTGTATTATTGGCCAGGTTCTTCCTGTAATCCTGCACCGGCAAAGAACAAAGTACCATATGGCAGAGAAGGACTTGAGTTAATCTGGCTGTGGGAAAATCTCCTTAACAAGATCTCCCCTGTCCTGCCTAGTCAGGCTTGGCCAGAGCTCTGTGTGATGTTTACACGTCTGCCAGTATCATCACTTTGCTCTATAAAATGTTCTCTCAGATCCAGGCTGCTTGCTTGATCAGGGATACCAGAGTGGGGAAATCAGCTTTCTTATCACAAGGGCATTCCTGTACTCCAAGGGCAAACATGCCCTCTGTCTCTGCGTGCTGTTGAGCAGCTGGAAGAGATTCAGCATGAGACCCTAACCCAGACACAGGCAGTGGCAGTCGGATGGGCTGTGCTTCATAGAATGTGCTCCATTCTTGCatcattaatttttaaatgatctttCTGATAGGTAGAAATGCTAATCATTTCCTCTCACCTGGTGTTCTAAATGGTAAATTGCTTGCTGATACAAAGGTTAATGTCAAAATACTGAGGTCTGAGGCCAGCAGGACGGGCAGCTTAAGTTTCTAATGGGCAACTCGGGCTACCATATGGGTCACTCCATTTTTAGCAGTCACGTATGACATAGCCATAATTCTGGCTAATCCACATTTCCACGCTAGCAGGGTTTCGTTGGTCTGCTATTTCCCCCTCTATTTCCCATAACATTGTTGGGATTGAGGATGCTGGCTGCCCCTTGCCTGTGCAGCTCAATGGCTACTCCCACACTGAGCAGCATTGGGTTTCTTGAGGTGTGCGAGCGGAGAACTGAGGAGTGGCCAGAAATGCAAAGGTCCCAGGCTGGGTGCCTGCGTCATGTGGAAACAACCAGACATTCTGGAAGTTACCTGAGAAGCTGTTCACAGTACACATCCCACCGGCAACACACAGattaaccataaccataaccataatcGGAATGGTAAAGCTTTGGCACTCTGGCACTGATTGCGCCATTCCTGAGTCTGCTGTTCGTGACAGAGGGGGTTCCGCTTTATTGCAGAATACTGAAAGGTCATGTTCACATATTCCCACTTGATTCAACAGAAACTATAACTGGCCTATTGTCTCAAAAGTCTGGCATATGGGAACAAGACACAATGTAACAGGTAGACTGCAATTCAGatgcaccacccccccccagcacagtCTGCCAAAGTATTAAGCAAATTCCATTCTGAGCACATAAGAGTCATTCATCATGACAggtaaaaaaaggtaaaaatgttaCCTCGCCTTTACCCAAGTTAGAAGTCAATGCTGAATACTACAGCTGTATATGTGAGCACATCCCAGGTTTGACTTATAGTCTTGCTACCCTCCTCTTCACAGACGTTTGTACCATATGAAGTACTCCACTCCCTTTCTGTACTCTTTGATACAGGAATAGGCCACACCCCAGCTGACACAGAACGCAGACAGACCCTGGGGGATCCCTTATTTAAAAACCAACCAATACCTGGTAAGAAAGTTCAAAGCACTGACATcattagaaaacaaacaagcatcaagactgaatgagaaacagaaacGCCTGGCTGCCCTAAAGGATTTTGCATTCTTTTGTTTGCTCCCGTTTTCCAGTCTGTGGAAATACTGGCGATGCCCACCAAGGAGATACACTGACGTTTAGTAGGAATCCCTTCTGTTTTCAGATAAGATCAACATGGAATGCATAGTTAATTTGGCTATTCTGctaacaaaatgtttcatccaTAAAAAGGAATTTTGCATAAAAACCCAATTTTTAAGGATGACTTAAATTACATCACCTCTTTATGCACTATTCAGCAAAAAATCCGTAAGATGCATGCAActgtcaaaatataatttatttctgttgtgtttgtcattgtagTCTGGCTGCTTATCTGTTGTTACTTACATGGTTTtggtgtatttttatgtatttgtgtctcatgcatttttatgttattgcaaattggaaaaaaatgtatggaatgtgTTATGAAGACAGTTCTGAGGAACGGCAcggcgtttgatccggagacaagTGATGTGTATTAGAttacaaacgctggagacaagcaaTGTGCATTAGAATACAAAGTGATGCCactacatccgaccggagccaaacggcgcctcttgATGGTAACAGTCTGCGGAACACGGGGTTCCCCATTACCATATACGGACTTCACTTCCAAAGTTTGAACCCGACGGAGCAAATTAGGCAACGAGGTTCAGGAGAGACCCAATCAtggagggagctgtttagcaattcacagctccacaaaaccaatcaaaaacagcacccccctctggtcattgtaactcatgtaaatgtacttactgtaactatataaaaaagaactaaaccttatacttgttgaacttctgctcaatgctgatgttcccacggctggctgtgcaaataaaccttcctgtctttttctacgaacatcgaatctgcttctttgttgGAACGAAACACGTTTTGGTATTTGGGACATTTACTAACAGAATGTGACACCTGCATGGTGGTTTACGTCAGAGAACCTTGGAAAACTCTTTCATGTGAAGATATATCAATGAATCCTCTGCTGGAGGAGACAAACAAGGACAGATATCGCTTCCTTATCGtatcaataaatcaattacattttattagttttatttacacacaaacatttcacatgtttaCACCTGATGTCACAAAGCGCTGTACATATAGCAGAGTGCATGTTTCCAGAGgtaatcaaaaaacaaaaaaaaaacccagtccaattgagaaaaaaaaatgggaaattactccctgaccctgggaaaaAGGTCAAGAGATTTCTGGAAAATAATTGTGGAAACGACAACATTGGCATAACACATAAAGCAGCATCAGTTCACTGCAACAGTTCATACGTCTCCTATAGAATTAGAATCATCCTTAAGGAGGTGACTAGTTATCGATTAGTGGGTCACAGAGGATGTGAGGATATAGGAATCAAGGAAAGGATGCAATTGAGTAATATTGGGATGCAGCGCATGACTCTCTGAAGATGAAGGTGTCCTGGAATGTGATGTTAGCAAGCAGAATGCATCATGAGGAACAGAGTGAATTGGACTGCTAAACATGATAGTTGGGAATTACCCAGCATCCACTGCAGGACCACTAGCACAGAACAGAGTCAAGGCTTTGCCACGTCACTAGATAACTGCTCATGCTAAATATACAGAGCGTCAACACCCCAAACTTCAGAATAATGAGGGCCAATGCAACCAGATAAGCTACAGCGGTGTTGGAATAAATAAGCTCCATGAGGACATTAAAGTTATTAAATGgggcggcagtgcagcatagtggttaagaagcaggactcataactgaaaggctgccgGCTCAATTCCCTgccgggacactgctgctgtacccttgggcagagtacttaacccacaagtgccttagtaaatatccagctgtataaataaataacattgtaaaaaaactgtaaccaatttaagtcactctggatgagagcgtctgctaaatgccaataatgtaatataatgaggACAGTGCTACCTCCAATACATCTTACAGAATAAAGAAGCTGAAAGACAGCTATAAGTaaacactgcagtaaaataaaatgcatagaTAATGCTTGGGCACTATAGTGTAGTACTAAAACTTGCAGCAACTTGTGCAACCAGCATATtgttttttgcaatgcagtacAGCCTGGTTAATAACTAACACTAAACAGGTTGGTTCAGGTGAACAAGGCCTTCAACATGGCATTCTATGCAGCACAGACACTAAAACCTAACAGTCCATACAGTCCTGGTAGCAGTATTCAGAcaatgcaacagcagcagtaaagcAGTAGATTCAATGCTGTAAAAACATAActtcagttcattccctgaatgGACTGAACTGAAATAGAATTTACCCCAACTCTGATGATCAAAAACTAGAGTgggttttgaaaataaagcacCAACAGATCTTCCAGTCTTATACATATTACCAAACACAAGTGGAGGTTAGACAAACAGCAGTGGGCAACACCATTAATACAATTAACCTAtagaacagagagagataatTTGTGCAATATTAAAATCAGTCAGTGACAGTTCTGTCAGTAATGCCCCATTGCAGGTATGAATGGGAGATAAGGGATGGTAACAGCACACTCCAGCAGTTAGGCTTTCACTGGAAGCAAATTAGAGTAACACCACCAGCTCCCACTATATACAATCATCTGTTTCTAGTAAACCCTGGATTGTCTCAAACTCCATTTTCACTGTTGGAGTCCAAACTTCTAACACTATTGAACAGTCTGTCTGGGTTTGCTCTCTGTTGACTCCAGTGAGACTAAATGCAGTCCTACAACAGAACTACCCATAATGCATGACCCTGAGTAACTTCTAAGATCAACAGTGAAATGGCATTTTGGGATGTTTTGATTACTTGTCAAAGACTCAAAACCCTTAAAAGTAGCCAATTCATACCCATATTTCCAATGGGTAAGTGCACCAGACGTGTTACCTGTAAGTAAACCAGAAAAATAGCTGTCGTACAACATATTTCCTCCATCCTGCAGAATCCTCGCTCACACCTCAGTTTCTGTTTCACCACGTTCCCTGAAACACCATTAACTTTTGTAGTAACTAGAATGTGCATTTGCACTGGCTCAAGAACTggtatacatataaatataattaatccATTTAAATGTAACGTATGGTAGTTTCGCAGCTCGTAGTCGCTACAGaactaaacaaaatgaatgaactccCAAGAGGTTTACAAACATCCTTCCCAGTGCGACACCTCGAATGACCACTCACTTAACTAGCCAGATGAAttaggaaataataaaaaaaggactGAGGCGACCTGCACAAAAGCAGATCGTCTTCAAAACACGTTAGATACCTGTACATTATTCGGTTAATCTGAAATAACTTCATACAAACGAGTTACACCCGTGATCAAACACTGCTAATGAGTTGCTAGCAAAGTAGCTGAACGGCACCCAGCCCATTCGCACAGCCAACATTATAAATACACAAGCTCACAAGCCTTCAGcgttaatgttaatattactgGGGGGGTCACCTGTTAAGGAAGGCGTTGCCAAAAGCGTTGAGTTTGCGGAAAGGTTTCTTAGGGTCAACCACCAGCGCATTGCCCGGTATCACCCCTTCCTGCTCGCCGTGCATGACCGCTATGAAGGAGTCCGTGGTCGGCTCCGGGCCTATTCGCATGCCGGGAAAGTCCTGCTCCATGAGGTGGCGGATGAAAGTGGTCTTCCCGGTCGAGTACTGCCCAACCAGCAGAACCATGGGCTTGTTGTCGAAGTCGGCGTCTTCCAGTGCCGGCGAGTGAAAATCGTGGAAGCGGTACGTGTCTTCCAGGGGGAATAGTTTGGTCCGGTAGAGCCGCCGCAAACCGTCCGAAACAGTCTGAAATAATTcggggtcttttttttttccgttctTGTTGCTCCAACTGAACATGTTGTCCGAATCTAGCTACCAATGTAACTGGAGAAATTAGGCTATCTAGCTAACAGTAAAGATAGTAGGCTACTATTCGCCCGTCCCGAACAGCCGAATGAAGTTTTAGCTTTGctaaccgaaaggttggcgTCCTACTCGCGACTAGCTGGCTACACGCTAATTTGCCTCTACCAAGCAGAAAGGTTAGTTGTGGATATTTGGTTAACTTAGTTTCCAATCAGATTTAAGTATTTCAAAACTAACAATAAGCGTATTTTTATTTCCCTCCTATCACTGATTTTGAAGTAAATTTTGGATAAATTAAAAGGGCCAACCCTGTTTCTCTTCCACGAGCTCCCACTGTACTGCCAACTGGCTGTCTCACCAGCTCGGTGTGGAAATTCAATGCGATTTCAACAGGAAGTAAAagataaattcaaaataaaagaccaCAGTAATCCCCGGTTGCGAGCTATGAATATTGTTTTATACTGGGTTTCCTTGTTTGATGTCATATGAATTCTACCAAGCCTTAGCTGTGATCGTAGATAATAATAGGTAATAACAGATAAAAGCTTAAACGAAACAGTTTATTTGCATGTAAATTATCTTTGCTACTATAAAAGTTTGTTGGGGAGAGCAAGAAACACTGGATATGCATTGCGCgtaatttatttcagtgataCGTTTGGAAGGTCAGTTAACTTCTTAACACACCTTCTTGGGTTAACAGGATATACAGGCATATagacaaaatgtttaatgtgttaaatgtatACTTTACGTATGGATGTGGGGGCGTAGATGCAGAAATATCTGACCATATGCATGacgtaaacaaaaaaaaagatactttcATCATAATTTTCACCAACCTCCACTAGGATTCTTTCCAACAGGAGTAGCATAAGCGTTTCATCTAGTTTTCAGGGAGTTTCCATGTCTTCCTGTAAagaatacatttccatttagTAAAATTCACTTGGTGATTTGAGACTGCAGTGTCAGAAAATAAGAGCCACCCTGTCTCTCCTGACCTGCATACTATATGTGTCATCATTATGGTGTGCTGATTTTACCAGAATGACATTTGTCCCTCTCAGAGTATACAAACCCTCTCAGGACTGGCTGGAAAACTATCCTGCAACCTGCGAgtgaaactttttaaaaatgcgcTGCCAGGAAAAATGCAGAGGGAATTATTATGTGATGCAGCAGACCTACAAATATgcatccattaaaaaaaagagggtgGTGCAGATAAGATGCATGTGGCTTCATGGGAATGGTAGTCTTCTAGGAGGAGGAATTCATCCCACTGCCAGTCGTCTTTTCCTGGTGACgtagatttgttttcttttcccaaaTACCAGAGTGTCtgaactgcagcagcaggacaCATGGCATTCGGGATCTTATGATCCACCACCTGGCTTCTGATTTTGCAAAAATTCATGTCTGGATATAAGATGTGCTTCCAGCAGATAGGAACATTTTTAGATGATTGCTTGCACATCCTCTGAGAAGCTCTTCCATGAAagctgacagagaggggaagggcaAAACTAGGAGTGGTCATactattttaatgaaaactgaTGAGCAGCATCACAATTAACCAAACAACAAGTGGTGAGCTTGAACAATTGATATACAAATAATAGTCAGATTAAATatcatccttctctctctggaCAGAGGAGTTTGCTTCACCAACAATATTGACATATTACCTACAATATCTACAAAATCTATTCAACTATGCGTTCCACCGTTCAGCGCCTAAATGTAATGATGgcataacaaataaaaaccatAGTGTAGTATGAAACACCATGTATTGTAGATGTCCCTCTAAGTCTATTTTAAGTGCTCCTTCATTCTGAAAAGATGATGGGGCTCATGGATTATTTACAGGATTACTGTAATGATCATTCAACAATGTCTGATGAGTATCTAGatataatgcatatatttgttttttataatgtGATTTTATAATGATATGAGTGCATCATTACTGTCTAGATGGGGTTTTCACTTCTCTAAAGGAAGACACTGCAAACTCACCTTCATGCACTATACGTTCCAGTGCCGCTCCACTGCTGTCCAGCTGAATTGTTTGTTCACATATTATTTGTGCAAGGGCTCATTTGGTTCTGCGCCAGTGACCTGTTAGTTAGGCAatgtatgttaatgtaaatgcatgcacCTGGCACATGCtctgttcccttttttccctgttttagCTTCCTCCGGCCctggctctgtttgtgtgtggtttttccCCAGTAAACCTTCATCCCTTGCAATGTttataatcatcatcataagaTGTCAATTATAGAACAGCAGGCGATAAGCTCTGGTGATGTGGACAGGCCACTGACATAAAGAACCCTATCTAGTCTGAGGTACTGCAGACAGTGTTAATTTTTACActggtttttgttttagttATGGTAGTTGTCTTTTGAAGAAAATGTCCTTTAAATTCAGTCAATCTTTTGTCACGtcatatgaattcattttagtCCATTTTACACTGACTAAAATGGCATATAATTTTAGTCgacaaaattaacattttagtCAACGAAAATGTGCACATCAAACTGTAACAtaccaaaacaaaaccagacattttcaaaaacatcaatatttattcattaaaacatttatcagCATAAACAgtattttccttctctttttaagATAAAtaggaaacaggaaaactgCAACATGTGAAAACTGATCAAACTGTTCAtagagacaaaagaaaaaactaaatttacctcacccctccaccccagccTGAATCCCTAGCCAACCAGTGGCAGAGTAGCAGAATCTCATACAGCAGAATTATGTCAATTGGCAGATACATCCTGTGGTATTATGAATCCGCTGAGAATGGGTGAGGGACAAGAACAGTAGATAGTTTGTCGAATTGAAATCTCACAGACTTAAAAGGACTTTGGGGTGTTTGATGCTAGTGATGCAGCcttgtgtttaaaaacaaaaacaaaaaaaaaacacacacctcaaAACTGAATCTACTGCAACATTACACCAATATCACTAATAAAGTGTGCACAGTGGGTCTGGCATTGTCACAGACAATTCCGAGATGAGAGTAAgtaaatcaaacatttgtaaacatttcaaataaacaaaatactgttgaaaaaaataattccttttCACAATACATAGCCAATGGAGCCCACCTTAAACTGTCTATTCACAATACAAGACTTCTACATATAATGCCTGATTGATGACTCAAAAGAAAACGTAAAGTAAAATAAGATTCAAACAGCCAACAGGAGACTAGGAGACAGCCATATCACCTTTATTGAGaatgtctctgctctgtgggaAACCCTGAGGGaattatacacataaaaatgaattgactGGAAGACAACTGGATAAttgtcttatttattcattttcatcaggGCTTTTTGTTCAAGATGAGTACTGGCTGGGTTTTGCATGGGTTTGTGCAAAAGCTTGTGAGGCTGGCATTGAGAGTATGTCCAGCACAAAGGGCCTGAGGATTGGAAACACATCGCTACTCTATGTTTTCCAGAAAGCAATGCTGGTGTCTGTGTAACCCCTCGTTCCCGACCGACGCTACTCTCGCAGgaatcacaggcagacaggatgGGTTGGGTTCACAGTGCGCATTTTATTAGCACTagcaaataaacagcataaGTAGGTTGTCAGATATACGTCAGTAACGTGTCTCCGGTTCCACACTCGTCGCCAATGTAAGAAAAAGGGACGAGATATGAAGAAATAGTTACATACTAACTACATATTGAGCTTGTGATCGTATAGTTTTAATGTTACGCAGTACAGCCACACGTATCGCTAGAACCCATTTTGTATTTGGTAACAATATCAAATTACCTGGCAAATAATCAGCATAAGTAGGTTGTCAAATATACGTAAGTAATGTGTCTCC contains:
- the LOC118790967 gene encoding EH domain-containing protein 1-like isoform X5 yields the protein MFSWSNKNGKKKDPELFQTVSDGLRRLYRTKLFPLEDTYRFHDFHSPALEDADFDNKPMVLLVGQYSTGKTTFIRHLMEQDFPGMRIGPEPTTDSFIAVMHGEQEGVIPGNALVVDPKKPFRKLNAFGNAFLNRFMCAQMCNPVLESISIIDTPGILSGEKRGLRQSQDSHQTCASCQSRIHNIAVRLCQGFHTWER
- the LOC118790967 gene encoding EH domain-containing protein 1-like isoform X2; protein product: MFSWSNKNGKKKDPELFQTVSDGLRRLYRTKLFPLEDTYRFHDFHSPALEDADFDNKPMVLLVGQYSTGKTTFIRHLMEQDFPGMRIGPEPTTDSFIAVMHGEQEGVIPGNALVVDPKKPFRKLNAFGNAFLNRFMCAQMCNPVLESISIIDTPGILSGEKRGLRQSQDSHQTCASCQSRIHNIAVRCALSLLSSLLAPLDCTSQLGG
- the LOC118790967 gene encoding EH domain-containing protein 1-like isoform X1; amino-acid sequence: MFSWSNKNGKKKDPELFQTVSDGLRRLYRTKLFPLEDTYRFHDFHSPALEDADFDNKPMVLLVGQYSTGKTTFIRHLMEQDFPGMRIGPEPTTDSFIAVMHGEQEGVIPGNALVVDPKKPFRKLNAFGNAFLNRFMCAQMCNPVLESISIIDTPGILSGEKRGLRQSQDSHQTCASCQSRIHNIATVSGIPHLGKVAFNFATTWSAVVTDVHFPF
- the LOC118790967 gene encoding EH domain-containing protein 1-like isoform X3; amino-acid sequence: MFSWSNKNGKKKDPELFQTVSDGLRRLYRTKLFPLEDTYRFHDFHSPALEDADFDNKPMVLLVGQYSTGKTTFIRHLMEQDFPGMRIGPEPTTDSFIAVMHGEQEGVIPGNALVVDPKKPFRKLNAFGNAFLNRFMCAQMCNPVLESISIIDTPGILSGEKRGLRQSQDSHQTCASCQSRIHNIAVRLWKALSCGWSQVHALLLRRS
- the LOC118790967 gene encoding EH domain-containing protein 1-like isoform X4 — protein: MFSWSNKNGKKKDPELFQTVSDGLRRLYRTKLFPLEDTYRFHDFHSPALEDADFDNKPMVLLVGQYSTGKTTFIRHLMEQDFPGMRIGPEPTTDSFIAVMHGEQEGVIPGNALVVDPKKPFRKLNAFGNAFLNRFMCAQMCNPVLESISIIDTPGILSGEKRGLRQSQDSHQTCASCQSRIHNIAVRRLQEKQQGEDSMW